The Gemmata palustris genome includes a region encoding these proteins:
- a CDS encoding ATP-binding protein, giving the protein MSAAGTPEIVDLETCDREPIHVPGSIQPHGALVVLSDPDLIVLQVSDNVAEFFPNSIEAALGSSAADLLGAECAPLLRDLGSRLPPTGEPLLLRAFRAGDRVLNAVGHRSDGVIVLEFEPASEESPSSSGLHPIVASFIAKVQGTSAVSELAQITAREVRRVTGFDRALVYRFDPDGTGVVVAEDGTGRLPSYQDHRFPESDIPKQARELYRRNRLRLIPDAGYRPCALVPARNPLTGTPLDLSHSTLRSVSPVHVEYMRNMGTAASMSVSVLKDGELWGLISCHHRTPRVVPFELRTTCDLLAQVFALQVAAREHAADYVRRVEIQSVLTRLLAHMARADDFVAGLLDHPGDVLAFVRAAGAAVVSEDRCGLIGRTPTENQVRRLATWLFVEQRKEVFHTDALSTVFPAAAAYTSEASGLLAVSVSKLHPTAVLWFRPEVIETIRWGGDPRKTVEAGAAPGRLHPRKSFETWSQTVRDRAVPWLGSEVDGATELRNAVVGIVLRKAEEMAALNVELQRSNRELEAFSYSVSHDLRAPLRHIVGYAELLKDVAKDKLAKSELKHADTIIESSIYAGKLVDNLLAYSRMGRAALDHSTIDTGALVTEVRADVMSEFPGRRVRWEVGPLPTVAGDLVMLRLAVRNLLANAVKYTKTREEAVVEIGATTGADAHTFHVRDNGVGFDMRYRDKLFGVFQRLHRWEDFEGTGIGLANVRRIIERHGGRTWADGEVNRGATFYFTLPVPNDRERE; this is encoded by the coding sequence ATGAGCGCGGCGGGCACTCCAGAAATTGTGGACCTCGAGACGTGCGACCGCGAACCGATCCACGTCCCGGGGAGCATCCAGCCGCACGGCGCGCTCGTGGTCCTCTCGGACCCGGACCTCATCGTTCTGCAGGTGAGCGACAACGTCGCGGAGTTTTTCCCGAACTCGATAGAAGCGGCTCTCGGTTCGAGTGCCGCCGATTTGTTGGGCGCGGAATGCGCCCCGCTCCTGCGCGACCTCGGTTCGCGCCTGCCGCCGACCGGCGAACCGCTGCTGCTCCGCGCGTTCCGCGCCGGGGACCGAGTTCTGAACGCGGTCGGGCACCGGAGCGATGGGGTCATCGTTCTCGAATTCGAGCCGGCTTCTGAAGAGTCCCCGTCGTCGAGCGGGCTGCACCCGATCGTGGCCTCGTTCATCGCGAAGGTTCAGGGCACTTCTGCAGTGAGCGAACTGGCCCAGATCACCGCCCGCGAAGTGCGCCGGGTGACCGGGTTCGACCGTGCGCTCGTGTACCGGTTCGACCCGGACGGCACAGGCGTGGTCGTCGCGGAGGACGGGACCGGGCGGTTGCCGTCGTACCAGGACCACCGGTTCCCCGAGTCCGACATCCCGAAGCAGGCGCGCGAACTGTACCGCCGGAATCGGTTGCGGCTCATACCGGACGCCGGGTACCGTCCGTGCGCGCTCGTGCCGGCGCGGAACCCGCTCACAGGGACGCCGCTCGATTTATCGCACTCCACCCTGCGAAGCGTGTCGCCGGTCCACGTCGAGTACATGCGGAACATGGGGACGGCCGCGTCCATGTCCGTGTCGGTGCTAAAGGACGGCGAACTGTGGGGGCTGATCTCGTGCCACCACCGCACCCCGCGGGTCGTGCCGTTCGAGTTGCGCACCACGTGCGACCTGCTCGCGCAGGTGTTCGCCCTTCAGGTGGCCGCGCGCGAGCACGCCGCGGACTACGTGCGCCGCGTCGAGATCCAGTCGGTACTCACCCGGTTGCTCGCGCACATGGCCCGGGCCGACGACTTCGTGGCCGGGCTGCTCGACCACCCGGGCGACGTCCTCGCGTTCGTCCGCGCGGCCGGGGCCGCGGTCGTGAGCGAAGACCGGTGCGGCCTGATCGGGCGCACGCCGACCGAGAACCAAGTGCGCCGGCTCGCGACCTGGCTGTTCGTCGAGCAGCGCAAAGAGGTGTTCCACACCGACGCGCTCTCGACCGTATTCCCGGCCGCAGCCGCGTACACCTCGGAGGCGAGCGGGCTGCTCGCCGTTTCCGTCTCCAAGCTGCACCCCACCGCGGTCCTGTGGTTCCGCCCGGAAGTGATCGAAACGATCCGCTGGGGCGGCGACCCGCGGAAAACTGTCGAGGCCGGCGCGGCCCCCGGCCGGCTCCACCCGCGGAAGTCGTTCGAGACGTGGTCCCAGACCGTGCGCGACCGCGCCGTGCCGTGGCTGGGGAGCGAGGTGGACGGGGCCACCGAGTTGCGCAACGCGGTCGTCGGGATCGTGCTGCGCAAAGCCGAGGAGATGGCCGCACTGAACGTCGAGTTGCAGCGTAGCAACCGGGAACTGGAGGCGTTCTCCTACTCCGTCAGCCACGACCTCCGCGCGCCCCTGCGCCACATCGTGGGGTACGCGGAACTGCTCAAAGACGTCGCGAAGGACAAGCTCGCAAAGAGCGAGTTGAAGCACGCCGACACCATTATCGAGTCCAGCATTTACGCCGGGAAGCTGGTGGACAACCTGCTGGCGTACTCGCGGATGGGCCGGGCCGCCCTGGACCACTCGACCATCGACACGGGCGCGCTCGTGACCGAGGTGCGAGCGGACGTGATGTCCGAGTTCCCCGGGCGCCGGGTGCGCTGGGAGGTCGGCCCGCTCCCGACCGTCGCGGGCGATTTGGTCATGCTCCGCCTCGCGGTGCGCAACCTGCTCGCCAACGCGGTAAAATACACGAAGACCCGCGAAGAAGCCGTCGTGGAGATCGGCGCCACGACCGGGGCGGACGCGCACACGTTCCACGTCCGCGACAACGGAGTCGGGTTCGACATGCGCTACCGCGACAAACTGTTCGGGGTGTTCC